A region from the Sebastes umbrosus isolate fSebUmb1 chromosome 18, fSebUmb1.pri, whole genome shotgun sequence genome encodes:
- the ccnk gene encoding cyclin-K isoform X2 — protein MKEFKENFSGQLILDHIKPCWYWDKKDLAHTPSQSEGLDPGTEARYRREGARFIFDVGTRLGLHYDTLATGIIYFHRFYMFHSFKQFPRYVTGACCLFLAGKVEETPKKCKDIIKTARSLLNDVQFAQFGDDPKEEVMVLERILLQTIKFDLQVEHPYMFLLRYVKQLKGEKNKVCKVLQMAWTFVNDSLCTMLSLQWEPEIIAVAVMYLAGRLCKFDIQEWTAKQSSRRWWEQFVQDVPVELLEDICHQILDLYSQGNKPIPQQIQEKERAAVPQIPIPPMPQGLPPVPAPPPPPPKKTSPQGGSPARQLKRSHTSPKDEPKAPEQVGLKIPRLESPMPPLPTSQPPPDRKAPAPAPPVEAEPLNEVAPPLPHAPPPHKPPPLPHRPPPPPPSNYIMSTTSSYMSGEGYQSLQSMMKTEGPSYAPMPPSYAPPIPQYHPHVYPPPAQPPPGPPPPPSNYPPPNLAPAYPPPGYNNYPPPPPPRMPLGHVPPQVIGLPPGGYPPPPVPPGQSQVPLPPPPGMPMNHGGWMR, from the exons atgaaggaattcaAGGAGAACTTTTCAGGCCAGTTAATTCTGGACCACATCAAGCCATGCTGGTACTGGGACAAGAAGGATTTAGCCCACACCCCCTCCCAGTCTGAAGGCCTGGACCCTGGCACAGAGGCCCGGTACCGGAGAGAAGGAGCCCGCTTCATTTTTGACGTGGGGACCAGACTTGGCCT ACACTATGACACACTGGCAACCGGCATCATATATTTCCACCGCTTCTACATGTTCCACTCCTTCAAGCAGTTCCCCAGATAT GTGACGGGTGCTTGCTGTCTTTTCCTGGCGGGGAAAGTGGAGGAAACTCCAAAGAAGTGTAAAGACATCATCAAAACAGCCCGCAGCCTATTGAACGATGTGCAGTTTGCCCAGTTTGGAGATGATCCGAAG GAGGAGGTGATGGTGTTGGAGAGAATTTTGCTCCAGACTATCAAATTTGACCTGCAGGTGGAGCACCCTTACATGTTCCTGCTGCGCTATGTCAAGCAGCTCAAAG GAGAGAAGAATAAAGTGTGCAAGGTGCTACAAATGGCGTGGACCTTTGTCAATGACAG CCTGTGCACCATGCTGTCTCTGCAGTGGGAACCGGAGATCATTGCGGTAGCCGTCATGTACCTGGCCGGCCGCCTGTGTAAGTTTGACATCCAGGAGTGGACCGCCAAGCAGTCGTCACGCCGCTGGTGGGAGCAGTTTGTGCAGGACGTCCCAGTTGAGCTGCTCGAAG ACATTTGCCACCAGATCCTGGATCTGTACTCTCAGGGCAACAAGCCCATTCCTCAGCAGAtccaggagaaggagagggcTGCTGTCCCTCAGATCCCCATCCCTCCAATGCCACAGGGATTACCACCAGTCCCcgctcctcctcccccaccaCCGAAGAAGACGTCCCCTCAGGGAGGCAGCCCTGCACGCCAGCTCAAACGCTCACAC aCATCCCCGAAAGATGAACCAAAGGCTCCAG AACAAGTTGGATTAAAGATTCCCAGACTGGAGAGCCCGATGCCCCCTCTGCCTACATCGCAGCCTCCTCCAG ACCGCAAAGCTCCGGCCCCAGCCCCTCCCGTGGAAGCAGAACCGCTAAACGAAGTGGCTCCTCCTCTACCGCACGCTCCACCTCCACACAAGCCCCCTCCCTTACCCCATCGCCCTCCTCCGCCTCCGCCCTCCAACTACATCATGTCCACCACCAGCTCCTACATGTCGGGAGAAGGCTACCAGAGCCTGCAGTCGATGATGAAGACGGAAGGTCCCTCCTACGCCCCGATGCCGCCCAGCTACGCGCCCCCGATACCGCAGTATCACCCCCACGTCTATCCGCCGCCCGCGCAACCGCCTCCAGGCCCTCCGCCGCCTCCTTCCAACTACCCGCCGCCCAACTTGGCGCCAGCGTATCCGCCGCCGGGCTACAACAACTACCCTCCGCCGCCTCCTCCACGCATGCCTCTGGGCCACGTGCCCCCTCAAGTTATAGGCCTCCCGCCTGGGGGTTATCCTCCACCCCCCGTGCCCCCAGGACAGTCACAGGTGCCCCTGCCCCCTCCGCCTGGCATGCCTATGAATCACGGTGGGTGGATGAGATGA
- the ccnk gene encoding cyclin-K isoform X1, whose protein sequence is MLKSSAAGPSTVASPQQMKEFKENFSGQLILDHIKPCWYWDKKDLAHTPSQSEGLDPGTEARYRREGARFIFDVGTRLGLHYDTLATGIIYFHRFYMFHSFKQFPRYVTGACCLFLAGKVEETPKKCKDIIKTARSLLNDVQFAQFGDDPKEEVMVLERILLQTIKFDLQVEHPYMFLLRYVKQLKGEKNKVCKVLQMAWTFVNDSLCTMLSLQWEPEIIAVAVMYLAGRLCKFDIQEWTAKQSSRRWWEQFVQDVPVELLEDICHQILDLYSQGNKPIPQQIQEKERAAVPQIPIPPMPQGLPPVPAPPPPPPKKTSPQGGSPARQLKRSHTSPKDEPKAPEQVGLKIPRLESPMPPLPTSQPPPDRKAPAPAPPVEAEPLNEVAPPLPHAPPPHKPPPLPHRPPPPPPSNYIMSTTSSYMSGEGYQSLQSMMKTEGPSYAPMPPSYAPPIPQYHPHVYPPPAQPPPGPPPPPSNYPPPNLAPAYPPPGYNNYPPPPPPRMPLGHVPPQVIGLPPGGYPPPPVPPGQSQVPLPPPPGMPMNHGGWMR, encoded by the exons ATGTTAAAG TCCAGTGCAGCGGGTCCATCCACCGTTGCCTCTCCTCagcaaatgaaggaattcaAGGAGAACTTTTCAGGCCAGTTAATTCTGGACCACATCAAGCCATGCTGGTACTGGGACAAGAAGGATTTAGCCCACACCCCCTCCCAGTCTGAAGGCCTGGACCCTGGCACAGAGGCCCGGTACCGGAGAGAAGGAGCCCGCTTCATTTTTGACGTGGGGACCAGACTTGGCCT ACACTATGACACACTGGCAACCGGCATCATATATTTCCACCGCTTCTACATGTTCCACTCCTTCAAGCAGTTCCCCAGATAT GTGACGGGTGCTTGCTGTCTTTTCCTGGCGGGGAAAGTGGAGGAAACTCCAAAGAAGTGTAAAGACATCATCAAAACAGCCCGCAGCCTATTGAACGATGTGCAGTTTGCCCAGTTTGGAGATGATCCGAAG GAGGAGGTGATGGTGTTGGAGAGAATTTTGCTCCAGACTATCAAATTTGACCTGCAGGTGGAGCACCCTTACATGTTCCTGCTGCGCTATGTCAAGCAGCTCAAAG GAGAGAAGAATAAAGTGTGCAAGGTGCTACAAATGGCGTGGACCTTTGTCAATGACAG CCTGTGCACCATGCTGTCTCTGCAGTGGGAACCGGAGATCATTGCGGTAGCCGTCATGTACCTGGCCGGCCGCCTGTGTAAGTTTGACATCCAGGAGTGGACCGCCAAGCAGTCGTCACGCCGCTGGTGGGAGCAGTTTGTGCAGGACGTCCCAGTTGAGCTGCTCGAAG ACATTTGCCACCAGATCCTGGATCTGTACTCTCAGGGCAACAAGCCCATTCCTCAGCAGAtccaggagaaggagagggcTGCTGTCCCTCAGATCCCCATCCCTCCAATGCCACAGGGATTACCACCAGTCCCcgctcctcctcccccaccaCCGAAGAAGACGTCCCCTCAGGGAGGCAGCCCTGCACGCCAGCTCAAACGCTCACAC aCATCCCCGAAAGATGAACCAAAGGCTCCAG AACAAGTTGGATTAAAGATTCCCAGACTGGAGAGCCCGATGCCCCCTCTGCCTACATCGCAGCCTCCTCCAG ACCGCAAAGCTCCGGCCCCAGCCCCTCCCGTGGAAGCAGAACCGCTAAACGAAGTGGCTCCTCCTCTACCGCACGCTCCACCTCCACACAAGCCCCCTCCCTTACCCCATCGCCCTCCTCCGCCTCCGCCCTCCAACTACATCATGTCCACCACCAGCTCCTACATGTCGGGAGAAGGCTACCAGAGCCTGCAGTCGATGATGAAGACGGAAGGTCCCTCCTACGCCCCGATGCCGCCCAGCTACGCGCCCCCGATACCGCAGTATCACCCCCACGTCTATCCGCCGCCCGCGCAACCGCCTCCAGGCCCTCCGCCGCCTCCTTCCAACTACCCGCCGCCCAACTTGGCGCCAGCGTATCCGCCGCCGGGCTACAACAACTACCCTCCGCCGCCTCCTCCACGCATGCCTCTGGGCCACGTGCCCCCTCAAGTTATAGGCCTCCCGCCTGGGGGTTATCCTCCACCCCCCGTGCCCCCAGGACAGTCACAGGTGCCCCTGCCCCCTCCGCCTGGCATGCCTATGAATCACGGTGGGTGGATGAGATGA